In one Apium graveolens cultivar Ventura unplaced genomic scaffold, ASM990537v1 ctg8481, whole genome shotgun sequence genomic region, the following are encoded:
- the LOC141705049 gene encoding histone H3.3-like — MARTKQTARLSSGGKVPEKQLTHKVARMRAPTTGAYTKPHRYRPGTVALREIRKYQKTTELLILKLPFQRLVREIAQGIKSDLCFQSHAVLALQEASEAYLVGLFHDVNLCSIHAMRMTIMPKDIQLARRIRGECA; from the exons taTCTAGTGGAGGAAAGGTTCCTGAAAAGCAGCTCACACACAAG GTTGCTCGTATGCGTGCTCCAACAACTGGTGCCTATACGAAGCCACATAGATACCGCCCTGGAACAGTTGCCCTTCG TGAGATCCGTAAGTATCAGAAGACTACTGAGCTTTTGATATTAAAACTTCCATTCCAGAGGCTTGTACGTGAAATTGCTCAAGGAATTAAG AGTGATTTATGTTTCCAGAGTCATGCAGTCCTGGCTCTACAGGAGGCATCGGAGGCCTACCTGGTAGGCCTATTCCATGATGTCAACTTGTGTTCAATTCATGCTATGCGGATGACAATAATGCCAAAGGACATTCAGCTGGCAAGGAGGATCCGCGGAGAGTGTGCTTAA